One genomic segment of Occultella kanbiaonis includes these proteins:
- a CDS encoding ABC transporter ATP-binding protein has protein sequence MIEFQDVTVSYTGTPALREASFTVGEGELCLVVGPTGSGKSTLLGAACARVPHFSGGLLSGTVLVAGRDTRDHLPRDLADVVGVVGQDPLASFVTDSVEEELAFAMEQLGVAPALMRKRVEEVLDLLGLAPLRGRALADLSGGEQQRVAIGAVLTAQPRILVLDEPTSALDPGAAEDVLAALTRLVHDSGITVLLAEHRLERVVQFADSVISLTPDGVATAGAPAAVLAHSSVAPPVVELGRLAAWDPLPLSVRDARRVAGPLRERVRTGLAAGTARTGAPKDRADQPPSGDAAKLAADGLHVRYGATHAVRGVDLDLPAGEVVALMGRNGSGKSSLLWALSGRGRRSGGTVTLADGTDPAELTPAVARREVALVPQAPSDLLYLPTVAAECAAADEQAAAGAGTTAAILDSLTPGIDAARHPRDLSEGQRLALAVAVQLAATPRVLLLDEPTRGLDYTAKAHLVAALGELRDGGHTILVASHDVEFVARVAGRVVLLAEGEVVADAPAEEVLRDSPTFAPQVAKILAPVGVLTVADVREALAAGAAAEGPP, from the coding sequence ATGATCGAGTTCCAGGACGTCACCGTCAGCTACACCGGCACGCCGGCGTTGCGCGAGGCCAGCTTCACCGTCGGCGAGGGCGAGCTGTGCTTGGTCGTGGGGCCCACGGGATCGGGCAAGTCGACGCTGCTCGGGGCGGCCTGCGCCCGTGTGCCCCACTTCAGCGGCGGTCTGCTCTCCGGCACCGTGCTGGTGGCCGGCAGGGACACCCGCGACCATCTGCCCCGCGACCTCGCGGACGTGGTCGGGGTGGTGGGGCAGGACCCGCTCGCCTCGTTCGTCACCGACTCGGTCGAGGAGGAGCTCGCGTTCGCGATGGAGCAGCTCGGGGTGGCCCCGGCGCTGATGCGCAAGCGCGTGGAGGAGGTGCTCGACCTGCTCGGCCTGGCGCCGCTGCGCGGCCGCGCCCTCGCGGACCTCTCCGGCGGGGAGCAGCAACGCGTCGCGATCGGGGCGGTGCTCACCGCCCAGCCACGGATCCTGGTCCTGGACGAACCCACGTCCGCGCTCGATCCGGGCGCCGCGGAGGACGTGCTCGCCGCGCTCACCCGGCTCGTGCACGACTCCGGCATCACCGTGCTGCTCGCCGAGCACCGGCTCGAACGCGTGGTCCAGTTCGCCGACTCGGTCATCTCGTTGACGCCCGACGGCGTGGCGACGGCGGGGGCGCCGGCGGCGGTTCTCGCGCACTCGTCGGTGGCGCCACCGGTGGTGGAGCTCGGCCGGTTGGCGGCCTGGGATCCGTTGCCGCTGTCGGTGCGTGATGCACGTCGGGTGGCCGGACCGCTGCGGGAGCGGGTCCGGACGGGCCTGGCCGCGGGAACCGCGCGCACGGGCGCGCCGAAGGACCGGGCCGACCAGCCGCCGTCGGGCGATGCGGCCAAGCTGGCGGCGGACGGACTGCACGTGCGGTACGGCGCGACCCACGCCGTGCGGGGCGTGGACCTGGACCTGCCCGCGGGCGAGGTGGTGGCCCTGATGGGGCGCAACGGGTCCGGGAAGTCCTCCCTGCTCTGGGCGCTTTCCGGGCGCGGCCGCCGGTCGGGGGGCACCGTGACCCTGGCCGACGGCACCGACCCGGCGGAGCTCACCCCAGCGGTGGCGCGGCGCGAGGTCGCCCTGGTGCCGCAAGCACCGTCGGACCTGCTCTATCTGCCAACCGTGGCGGCCGAGTGCGCAGCCGCCGATGAACAGGCCGCGGCCGGGGCCGGGACCACCGCCGCGATCCTCGACTCGCTGACGCCCGGCATCGACGCCGCACGGCACCCGCGTGACCTCTCCGAGGGGCAGCGGCTCGCCCTCGCGGTGGCCGTCCAGCTGGCGGCGACGCCGCGGGTGCTGTTGCTGGACGAACCGACCCGTGGGCTGGACTACACCGCGAAGGCACACCTGGTCGCGGCGCTCGGAGAGCTGCGCGACGGCGGGCACACGATCCTCGTGGCCAGCCATGACGTCGAGTTCGTGGCGCGGGTGGCCGGTCGGGTGGTGCTGCTCGCCGAGGGGGAGGTGGTCGCCGACGCCCCGGCCGAGGAGGTCCTGCGGGACTCGCCCACGTTCGCGCCGCAGGTGGCGAAGATCCTCGCTCCGGTCGGCGTGCTCACGGTCGCGGACGTGCGCGAGGCGCTGGCCGCGGGCGCAGCCGCCGAGGGACCGCCATGA
- a CDS encoding ABC transporter permease, protein MSAFTDPAPPAETIHERPGRFTLPGSLARNLGLVIALLVLCAVGWFTADVRFLDGDNFVTILRFASVIGVVSVGMTFVITGGGIDLSVGSVLGLASVWASTIATQTIAGDVHWLVVVFTACAVGAACGLVSGILVAYGKVVAFIATLAMMVAARGLAEIISKKRSQILDVPPFTDFFQARPLGLPTLVWVFLIVAAAGWVLLNRTTFGRRTIAVGGNVEAARLAGIRVRTHTVALYVLCGFCSGLAGAMMIARTTVGSSTHGSLYELDAIAAVVVGGTLLIGGRGTIVGTVLGVLIFSTLNNIFTLNNLSISAQAIVKGAIIVIAVLLQQRFANRPGSSSP, encoded by the coding sequence GTGAGCGCCTTCACAGACCCGGCACCGCCGGCCGAGACGATCCATGAACGCCCCGGCAGATTCACCCTCCCGGGCTCGCTGGCCCGCAACCTCGGGCTCGTCATCGCGCTGCTCGTCCTGTGCGCGGTCGGGTGGTTCACCGCCGACGTCCGCTTCCTCGACGGCGACAACTTCGTCACGATCCTGCGGTTCGCCTCGGTCATCGGCGTGGTCAGCGTCGGCATGACGTTCGTCATCACCGGCGGCGGCATCGACCTGTCGGTCGGATCCGTACTCGGTCTCGCCTCGGTCTGGGCATCGACGATCGCCACCCAGACGATCGCCGGTGACGTGCACTGGCTCGTCGTCGTCTTCACCGCCTGCGCCGTCGGGGCGGCCTGCGGCCTGGTCAGCGGGATCCTGGTCGCGTACGGCAAGGTGGTCGCGTTCATCGCGACCCTGGCCATGATGGTCGCCGCGCGCGGACTGGCGGAGATCATCTCCAAGAAGCGCTCGCAGATCCTCGACGTGCCGCCGTTCACGGACTTCTTCCAGGCCCGGCCGCTCGGCCTGCCCACGCTGGTCTGGGTCTTCCTGATCGTGGCCGCCGCGGGCTGGGTGCTGCTGAACCGGACCACGTTCGGGCGCCGCACGATCGCCGTCGGCGGGAACGTCGAGGCCGCCCGCCTGGCCGGGATCCGGGTGCGTACGCACACGGTCGCCCTGTATGTGCTGTGTGGGTTCTGCTCCGGCCTGGCCGGAGCCATGATGATCGCCCGCACCACGGTCGGCAGTTCCACGCACGGCTCGCTGTACGAACTCGACGCGATCGCCGCGGTCGTGGTCGGGGGCACCCTGCTCATCGGCGGTCGGGGCACGATCGTGGGCACCGTGCTCGGCGTCCTGATCTTCTCGACGCTGAACAACATCTTCACGCTGAACAACCTCTCGATCTCGGCTCAGGCCATCGTCAAGGGAGCGATCATCGTCATCGCCGTGCTGCTCCAGCAGCGCTTCGCGAACCGTCCCGGCTCCTCATCCCCGTAG
- a CDS encoding cob(I)yrinic acid a,c-diamide adenosyltransferase, with the protein MASISTGTGDDGTTGLFLGGRVSKRDAQVEAGGDLDETVAVLGVARAACQDSELAALVLRLQRELFVCGADLSTNPFHRDRLEPGISLVTSEMVTALETLMDELLEQRPLRPVFIVPGSNQVSAALDHARTVVRRAERHVVAARASGVEVNPQLSTYVNRFSDLLFVLARHAGGEDEPASHD; encoded by the coding sequence ATGGCCAGCATCTCGACCGGCACCGGGGACGACGGCACCACCGGCCTGTTCCTCGGTGGCCGGGTCTCCAAACGGGACGCCCAGGTCGAGGCCGGCGGCGACCTCGACGAGACCGTCGCGGTGCTCGGGGTCGCGCGGGCCGCCTGCCAGGACAGCGAACTGGCCGCCCTCGTGCTGCGGCTGCAGCGCGAGCTCTTCGTCTGTGGCGCCGACCTGTCCACGAATCCGTTCCACCGGGACCGGCTCGAACCGGGGATCTCGCTGGTGACGTCGGAGATGGTGACGGCACTGGAGACCCTCATGGACGAGCTCCTGGAGCAGCGCCCGCTCCGGCCCGTGTTCATCGTGCCGGGCTCGAACCAGGTCAGCGCGGCCCTCGACCACGCCCGCACCGTGGTTCGCCGGGCGGAGCGCCACGTGGTCGCCGCGCGCGCCTCGGGCGTCGAGGTGAACCCGCAGCTGTCCACGTACGTGAACCGGTTCTCGGACCTGCTCTTCGTCCTGGCCAGGCACGCCGGCGGCGAGGACGAGCCGGCCAGCCACGACTGA
- a CDS encoding Gfo/Idh/MocA family protein has protein sequence MTASPPLNVAMIGYAFMGAAHSQAWRNAPRFFDLPLTPVQQVICGRNPEALAAAAAKLDWRHTETDWQAAITRDDVDLVDVCTPGDTHAEIAIAALEAGKHVLCEKPLANTVAEAEQMAAAAEAARANGVLAMVGFTYRRVPAVQFARQLIAEGRLGTIRQVRAQYLQDWIADASAPLSWRLDKTRAGSGALGDIGAHITDLIQFVTGQAITGVVGLTETFVKERPVATEFAGLSGTGGAELGPVTVDDASIWLARLAGGAIGTFEATRFAWGRKNGLRFEINGSAGSLAFDLEDLNVLEYFDAGEDARTAGYRRILVTEPEHPFISAWWPAGHGLGYEHAFTHQVVDLVTAVAAGEQPEPSFADGLAVQRVLAAVEESAQGGSTWLDIPTAG, from the coding sequence ATGACCGCCAGTCCACCCTTGAACGTCGCAATGATCGGGTACGCCTTCATGGGCGCCGCGCACTCGCAGGCGTGGCGCAATGCGCCCCGCTTCTTCGATCTGCCGCTCACCCCGGTCCAGCAGGTGATCTGCGGTCGGAACCCGGAGGCGTTGGCCGCGGCGGCGGCGAAGCTGGACTGGCGGCACACCGAGACGGACTGGCAGGCCGCGATCACCCGCGACGACGTGGACCTGGTGGACGTGTGCACCCCGGGTGACACCCACGCCGAGATCGCGATCGCGGCCCTCGAGGCCGGCAAGCACGTGCTCTGCGAGAAGCCGCTGGCGAACACCGTCGCCGAGGCCGAACAGATGGCCGCCGCCGCGGAGGCTGCCCGGGCCAACGGCGTCCTCGCCATGGTGGGCTTCACCTACCGCCGGGTGCCCGCCGTCCAGTTCGCCCGCCAGCTCATCGCCGAAGGTCGCCTCGGCACCATCCGGCAGGTACGGGCCCAGTACCTCCAGGACTGGATCGCGGACGCCAGTGCGCCGCTGTCCTGGCGCCTGGACAAGACCAGGGCCGGGTCGGGCGCGCTCGGGGACATCGGCGCACACATCACCGATCTGATCCAGTTCGTGACCGGCCAGGCGATCACCGGCGTGGTGGGCCTCACCGAGACGTTCGTGAAGGAGCGGCCGGTCGCCACCGAGTTCGCCGGCCTGTCCGGCACCGGGGGAGCCGAGCTCGGACCGGTGACGGTCGATGACGCGTCCATCTGGCTGGCCCGGCTCGCCGGCGGCGCGATCGGTACGTTCGAGGCCACGCGGTTCGCCTGGGGACGCAAGAACGGGCTGCGGTTCGAGATCAACGGGTCGGCGGGATCCCTGGCGTTCGACCTCGAGGATCTGAACGTCCTCGAGTACTTCGACGCCGGCGAGGACGCGCGCACCGCCGGCTACCGCCGGATCCTCGTCACCGAACCGGAGCACCCGTTCATCTCCGCCTGGTGGCCCGCCGGGCACGGGCTGGGCTACGAGCACGCCTTCACGCACCAGGTCGTCGACCTGGTCACCGCGGTCGCCGCCGGCGAGCAGCCCGAGCCCTCCTTCGCCGACGGGCTCGCCGTGCAGCGGGTCCTTGCCGCCGTCGAGGAGAGCGCCCAGGGTGGGAGCACCTGGCTGGACATCCCGACCGCCGGGTGA
- a CDS encoding sugar ABC transporter ATP-binding protein translates to MVSDDAFLTMRGIVKHFPGARALDGVDLEVRTGEVHCVLGQNGAGKSTLIKVLAGAHQPNAGQIEIDGQPVAITSPVAALRLGIATMYQELDVVDGLTVAENVFLGHELSTAGVSNSGAMVRRTRDLLGQLGHPDISPRTEVGNLSAAGKQIVSMARALSRQARLIVMDEPSAVLDSEEVATLFRVVREVTSSGVAIIYISHRLEEIRQIGDRITVLKNGQTVATGIPVEQTSTRELITLMTGRTEEYVFPPRPAVAPDAPDVLVAEGLSAAGIFEDVSLRIRAGEIVGLAGLVGSGRSEILETICGARRASTGRVWVDGAPLRPGSVTAAVAAGVGLCPEERKSQGLLLDEPVYRNITLSSFARFARGGFLDELRERRAADRQIAGLQLHPADPNRVTRTLSGGNQQKILLGRWLEHGCRVLVLDEPTRGVDVGARAEIYQLIAALAAAGTAILVVSSELPEVLGMSDTIHVIADGRVVHTGPAHEIDEHRVLDLVMEGEAA, encoded by the coding sequence ATGGTCAGCGACGACGCGTTCCTGACAATGCGTGGCATCGTCAAGCACTTCCCGGGGGCCAGGGCCCTGGACGGGGTGGACCTCGAGGTGCGCACCGGCGAGGTGCACTGCGTCCTCGGCCAGAACGGGGCCGGGAAGTCGACCCTCATCAAGGTCCTCGCGGGGGCACACCAGCCCAACGCCGGCCAGATCGAGATCGACGGGCAACCGGTCGCGATCACGAGCCCCGTGGCCGCCCTGCGGCTGGGGATCGCCACGATGTACCAGGAACTGGATGTCGTCGACGGCCTCACGGTCGCCGAGAACGTGTTCCTCGGCCACGAGCTCTCCACCGCGGGCGTGAGCAATTCCGGGGCCATGGTGCGTCGCACGCGCGACCTGCTCGGGCAGCTGGGGCACCCGGATATCTCGCCGCGGACCGAGGTGGGGAACCTGTCCGCAGCCGGCAAGCAGATCGTCTCGATGGCCCGCGCACTGTCGCGCCAGGCGCGCCTGATCGTGATGGACGAACCCTCGGCGGTGCTCGACTCCGAGGAGGTCGCCACCCTGTTCCGGGTCGTGCGTGAGGTCACCTCCTCGGGGGTGGCGATCATCTACATCTCGCACCGCCTCGAGGAGATCCGCCAGATCGGGGACCGCATCACGGTGCTGAAGAACGGGCAGACCGTCGCGACCGGGATCCCGGTCGAGCAGACATCGACCAGGGAACTGATCACCCTGATGACGGGCCGCACCGAGGAGTACGTGTTCCCACCGCGTCCGGCGGTCGCCCCGGACGCCCCGGATGTCCTGGTCGCGGAGGGCCTGTCCGCGGCGGGGATCTTCGAGGACGTGTCTCTGCGGATCCGGGCCGGCGAGATCGTCGGGCTCGCCGGCCTGGTCGGTTCGGGTCGTTCGGAGATCCTGGAGACCATCTGCGGCGCACGACGCGCCAGCACCGGCCGGGTCTGGGTGGACGGCGCCCCGCTGCGGCCGGGCTCGGTCACGGCCGCCGTGGCCGCCGGCGTGGGGCTGTGCCCGGAGGAGCGCAAGAGCCAGGGCCTGCTCCTGGACGAACCTGTCTACCGGAATATCACCCTGTCCTCGTTCGCCCGGTTCGCCCGGGGTGGATTCCTGGACGAACTGCGCGAGCGCCGGGCCGCCGACCGGCAGATCGCCGGGCTCCAGCTCCACCCGGCGGACCCGAACAGGGTGACCAGGACACTCTCCGGGGGCAATCAGCAGAAGATCCTGCTCGGCCGCTGGCTCGAGCACGGATGCCGGGTACTGGTCCTGGACGAGCCCACCCGCGGCGTGGACGTCGGCGCCCGGGCCGAGATCTACCAGCTGATCGCCGCGCTCGCCGCCGCGGGCACCGCCATCCTCGTGGTCTCCAGCGAACTGCCCGAGGTGCTCGGCATGAGCGACACCATCCACGTCATCGCCGACGGGCGGGTGGTCCACACCGGACCGGCCCACGAGATCGACGAACACCGCGTCCTCGACCTCGTCATGGAAGGAGAAGCCGCGTGA
- a CDS encoding CbiQ family ECF transporter T component, whose protein sequence is MTTLQRSAGPPPVPGPASTERHTAVSLHPLAWWAWGAGIAVALSRTLNPLVIALLLAAVILVVVTRRDDSPWARAFGAYLWLGLAVIAVRVAFYLLVGLPDGSRVLVDLPRIPLPGWVDSIELLGPVHAAGLLGAIYAGLRLAALIITFGAANALANPKRALRSLPASLHHIGTAVVIAVSVTPQLFSAVARVRRAQLLRGLDGRGPRAFAGRLIPVLQDALDQALALAASMDSRGYARGHRPGGDRRVGALLVVALLAGLIGTYGLLDGTAPEWLGPPLLAAGAAIAVVASVLAGRQVRRTRYRPDPWGLPESLVAVCGVVAAVAIGLGAALEPASVSASLSPLTWPTLPLSGVIAAGAAALPAVLPGRSTR, encoded by the coding sequence ATGACCACCCTGCAGCGCAGCGCCGGGCCGCCGCCGGTCCCGGGTCCGGCGTCGACCGAGCGGCACACCGCGGTATCCCTGCACCCACTGGCCTGGTGGGCCTGGGGTGCGGGTATCGCGGTGGCGCTGAGCCGCACCCTGAATCCGCTGGTGATCGCGCTGTTGCTCGCCGCCGTGATCCTGGTGGTGGTGACCCGGCGGGACGACTCACCGTGGGCGCGCGCATTCGGCGCCTACCTGTGGCTCGGCCTGGCGGTGATCGCCGTGCGGGTTGCCTTCTACCTGCTCGTCGGGCTGCCCGACGGCAGCCGTGTGCTGGTGGACCTGCCCCGAATACCGCTGCCCGGCTGGGTGGACAGCATCGAGCTGCTCGGTCCGGTGCACGCCGCCGGGCTGCTCGGTGCGATCTACGCCGGCCTGCGCCTGGCCGCCCTGATCATCACGTTCGGCGCCGCGAACGCGCTGGCGAACCCGAAGCGGGCGCTGCGGAGCCTGCCAGCCTCCCTGCATCACATCGGCACCGCCGTCGTGATCGCGGTGAGCGTGACCCCGCAGCTGTTCTCCGCCGTCGCTCGGGTGCGCCGGGCGCAGCTGCTGCGCGGCCTGGACGGGCGCGGGCCGCGGGCGTTCGCCGGCCGGCTCATCCCGGTGCTGCAGGACGCCCTCGATCAGGCGCTCGCCCTCGCCGCCTCGATGGATTCCCGTGGGTATGCCCGCGGCCATCGGCCCGGCGGTGACCGCCGGGTGGGCGCGCTGCTGGTCGTGGCCCTGCTGGCCGGCCTGATCGGCACGTACGGCCTGCTGGACGGCACCGCGCCGGAGTGGCTCGGCCCGCCGCTGCTGGCGGCCGGCGCGGCCATCGCCGTGGTGGCCTCGGTGCTGGCCGGGCGACAGGTACGCCGGACGCGCTACCGGCCCGACCCGTGGGGGCTGCCGGAGAGCCTCGTTGCGGTGTGTGGCGTGGTGGCGGCCGTGGCGATCGGTCTCGGAGCGGCGCTCGAACCCGCCTCGGTCTCGGCGTCGCTGAGCCCGCTGACCTGGCCAACGCTGCCCCTGAGCGGCGTGATCGCGGCCGGCGCCGCCGCGCTCCCCGCCGTGCTGCCCGGGCGGAGCACCCGATGA
- a CDS encoding sugar phosphate isomerase/epimerase family protein has product MARPITLFTGQWADLPFEEVARLASEWGYDGLEIACWGDHLDPNRAATDDEYVQEKLDLLARYDLKVWAISNHLKGQAVCDDPIDIRHREMLPDSIWGDGDAEGVRQRAAEEMKNTARAAARLGVKTVVGFTGSAIWKYVAMFPPVRDEIIEAGYQDFADRWNPILDVFDEVGVRFAHEVHPSEIAYDYWSTVRTLEAIGHREAFGLNWDPSHMVWQQIDPVSFLVDFADRIYHVDCKDTKLRMTNGRNGRLSSHLPWSDPRRGWDFVSTGHGDVPWEDAFRALNHIGYDGPISVEWEDAGMDRLVGAPEALEFVKKFAFDAPEAAFDAAFSTR; this is encoded by the coding sequence ATGGCACGACCGATCACCCTGTTCACCGGACAGTGGGCGGACCTCCCCTTCGAGGAGGTGGCCCGGCTCGCCAGCGAGTGGGGCTACGACGGACTGGAGATCGCCTGTTGGGGCGATCACCTGGACCCGAACCGCGCCGCTACCGACGACGAGTACGTCCAGGAGAAGCTGGATCTGCTGGCCCGGTACGACCTGAAGGTGTGGGCCATCTCCAACCACCTCAAGGGCCAGGCAGTCTGCGACGATCCCATCGACATCCGGCACCGTGAGATGCTCCCCGACTCCATCTGGGGCGACGGCGACGCCGAGGGCGTCCGGCAACGGGCCGCCGAGGAGATGAAGAACACCGCGCGCGCCGCCGCCCGGCTCGGTGTCAAGACCGTGGTCGGCTTCACCGGCTCGGCGATCTGGAAGTACGTGGCGATGTTCCCGCCCGTGCGCGACGAGATCATCGAGGCCGGCTACCAGGACTTCGCGGACCGGTGGAACCCGATCCTTGACGTGTTCGACGAGGTCGGCGTCCGGTTCGCCCACGAGGTGCACCCCAGCGAGATCGCGTACGACTACTGGTCCACGGTGCGCACCCTCGAGGCGATCGGCCACCGGGAGGCGTTCGGCCTGAACTGGGACCCGAGCCACATGGTCTGGCAGCAGATCGACCCGGTCTCGTTCCTCGTCGACTTCGCGGACCGGATCTACCATGTGGACTGCAAGGACACGAAGCTGCGCATGACGAACGGGCGAAACGGACGGCTGTCCTCGCACCTGCCCTGGTCGGACCCGCGCCGCGGTTGGGACTTCGTCTCGACCGGGCACGGGGACGTGCCGTGGGAGGACGCCTTCCGCGCCCTCAACCACATCGGTTACGACGGACCGATCTCGGTGGAGTGGGAGGACGCCGGGATGGACCGCCTGGTGGGCGCGCCGGAGGCCCTCGAGTTCGTCAAGAAGTTCGCGTTCGACGCGCCCGAGGCCGCGTTCGACGCCGCGTTCAGCACCCGCTGA
- a CDS encoding ROK family protein translates to MGETRRPTAAPAGLSAVLALLRDGVPRSRAELVAQTGHARSTIAQRIDLLLESGLLAHGGAATSTGGRPPEIFAFAPASRIILAADIGAAHLQVAVTDLGGTILAQRREVAAIADGPEAILAHVGALGFELLEEVGRPRRDLVGVGVGVPGPVEHETGRPRNPPIMPGWDGADIPGVLAESFRTPVLVDNDVNLMAAGEHWRLYADVDDLVFVKVATGIGAGIITDGRVHRGAQGAAGDLGHIAVPGGEPVPCTCGNTGCLEALASRSALRAAWLAAGRSNEEADDVSTLIATGDTLALELSRRAGRDIGSVLAGTVSLLNPSVVVIGGSMAMDNPVLIEAISDVILSRSLALATRDLRIVRTGTGARAAVLGASRMVADHVLSDEAIESLLV, encoded by the coding sequence GTGGGTGAGACCCGCCGACCGACTGCCGCGCCCGCCGGGTTGAGCGCGGTGCTGGCGCTGCTTCGCGACGGCGTGCCGCGTTCACGTGCCGAGCTGGTGGCACAGACGGGTCACGCCCGCTCGACGATCGCCCAGCGCATCGACCTGCTCCTCGAGAGCGGACTGTTGGCCCACGGCGGTGCCGCCACCTCCACGGGTGGACGCCCCCCGGAGATCTTCGCGTTCGCCCCCGCCTCACGGATCATCCTCGCGGCGGACATCGGCGCGGCACACCTGCAGGTGGCCGTGACCGACCTCGGCGGGACGATCCTGGCCCAGCGGCGTGAGGTCGCCGCGATCGCCGACGGACCCGAGGCGATCCTCGCGCACGTGGGTGCTCTCGGCTTCGAGCTGCTCGAGGAGGTCGGGCGGCCGCGGCGCGACCTCGTGGGGGTCGGTGTCGGCGTGCCGGGGCCGGTCGAACATGAGACCGGACGCCCGCGCAACCCTCCGATCATGCCGGGCTGGGACGGCGCCGACATCCCCGGCGTGCTGGCTGAGTCGTTCCGGACCCCGGTGCTGGTCGACAACGATGTGAACCTGATGGCCGCCGGTGAGCACTGGCGCCTGTATGCCGACGTCGACGACCTCGTCTTCGTCAAGGTCGCCACCGGCATCGGCGCCGGCATCATCACCGACGGCCGGGTCCATCGTGGCGCCCAGGGCGCTGCAGGGGACCTCGGGCACATCGCCGTGCCCGGCGGCGAGCCGGTGCCCTGCACCTGCGGCAACACCGGCTGCCTGGAGGCCCTTGCGAGCCGTAGCGCGCTTCGCGCGGCCTGGCTCGCCGCGGGCCGCAGCAACGAGGAGGCCGACGACGTGTCCACCCTGATCGCCACCGGGGACACGCTGGCGCTTGAGCTCTCCCGGCGGGCCGGTCGGGACATCGGGTCCGTGCTGGCCGGCACCGTGAGCCTGCTCAACCCCTCGGTGGTGGTCATCGGCGGATCGATGGCGATGGACAACCCGGTCCTCATCGAGGCGATCAGCGACGTCATCCTGAGCCGTTCGCTGGCATTGGCGACGCGGGACCTCCGTATCGTGCGCACCGGGACCGGCGCCCGGGCGGCGGTGCTCGGCGCGAGTCGGATGGTGGCCGATCACGTGCTCTCGGACGAGGCCATCGAGTCCCTGCTGGTGTGA
- a CDS encoding substrate-binding domain-containing protein: MSAPMTLRRRLLVGVAGLAAVATFTAGCTSNEPPPEEGGTSEDTGGGGGGNPNAEAGETVVIGFSAPAADHGWMGAITSAAEEHAAEYSDVELRVAEGTNDVNLQISQVETFINDGVDAIVLLPFDGAALTEVALRAMEAGIVVVNVDREFSDPNAARVTVLGDNYGMGVSAGQYICEQVGDNPDAVVAEIAGIDSLPLTQDRSQGFSDALAECGQTVDNRVAADFTIQGGEAAASNLLQAAPQIDALWNHDDDQGVGVLAAIEAAGRDEFVMVGGAGSANMMELIASGDSVVQATVIYPATQAADGIALARLVVQQRALADLVEVEVPRLVQLYAPVVTSENVEQYLPTAFQS, encoded by the coding sequence ATGTCTGCACCGATGACGTTGCGCCGACGCCTGCTCGTCGGAGTCGCGGGTCTGGCCGCCGTGGCTACGTTCACGGCCGGCTGCACCAGCAACGAACCACCACCCGAGGAGGGTGGGACCAGCGAGGACACCGGCGGCGGTGGTGGCGGCAACCCGAACGCCGAGGCCGGTGAGACGGTGGTGATCGGGTTCTCCGCACCGGCCGCCGACCACGGCTGGATGGGGGCCATCACGAGCGCCGCCGAGGAACACGCGGCCGAGTACTCGGACGTCGAGCTCCGCGTCGCCGAGGGCACCAACGACGTGAACCTGCAGATCAGCCAGGTCGAGACGTTCATCAACGACGGCGTCGACGCGATCGTGCTGCTGCCGTTCGATGGCGCCGCGCTCACCGAGGTGGCGCTGCGCGCCATGGAGGCGGGCATCGTCGTGGTGAACGTCGACCGCGAGTTCTCCGACCCGAACGCGGCCCGGGTGACGGTGCTCGGTGACAACTACGGAATGGGGGTCAGCGCCGGGCAGTACATCTGCGAGCAGGTCGGCGACAACCCCGACGCCGTGGTCGCCGAGATCGCCGGGATCGACTCGCTGCCGCTCACCCAGGATCGCAGCCAGGGCTTCTCCGACGCGCTGGCGGAGTGCGGCCAGACCGTCGACAACCGGGTCGCCGCCGACTTCACGATCCAGGGCGGCGAGGCGGCGGCATCGAACCTGCTCCAGGCGGCGCCGCAGATCGACGCCCTCTGGAACCACGATGACGACCAGGGCGTCGGTGTGCTCGCGGCCATCGAGGCCGCCGGAAGGGACGAGTTCGTCATGGTCGGCGGCGCCGGCTCGGCGAACATGATGGAGCTGATCGCCTCGGGCGACTCCGTCGTGCAGGCCACCGTCATCTACCCGGCCACCCAGGCGGCGGACGGCATCGCCCTGGCCCGCCTCGTCGTGCAGCAGCGCGCCCTCGCCGACCTCGTCGAGGTCGAGGTGCCGCGACTGGTCCAGTTGTACGCCCCGGTCGTGACCTCGGAGAACGTGGAGCAGTATCTACCCACGGCCTTCCAGTCCTGA